Proteins encoded together in one Egibacteraceae bacterium window:
- a CDS encoding Ada metal-binding domain-containing protein: protein MHTDFDACYRAVASRDARFDGRFFTGVTSTGIYCRPICPARTPARRNVVFFACAAAAEEGGFRACRRCRPETSPDAWDARGDLVGRALRAIREGVVDDEGVRGLARRMAVSERHLHRVFVAELGAGPLAVARTRRAQLARLLLDEDLPVTEVAFCAGYASVRQFNASVRAAFGATPTELRRSPTGVRRYPGGLSLRLAVSGPLDAGALLAFLAARALPGVEEVRAGRYRRTVPGGTVEVAIGSGEPRLTVRLAPGADLAGIVRGARELCDLDADPGVIRAVLGGDPVLAPLVAARPGLRVPGAVDGFACAVRAVLGQQVSVAAATTLAGRLVRRHGTPLAAADGALTHRFPTPESLAHADLSGLGITGVRIRALRALARAVADGRLRLDGRGDRAEAVARLRALPGFGPWTAGYVAMRALRDPDALPVGDLGLRRALAARGADGSAAGLDARARSWRPWRAYAAMHLWTADTTPARSEASA from the coding sequence GTGCACACCGACTTCGACGCCTGCTACCGCGCGGTGGCCAGCCGCGACGCCCGGTTCGACGGGCGGTTCTTCACCGGCGTGACCTCGACGGGCATCTACTGCCGGCCGATCTGCCCGGCGCGCACCCCGGCGCGGCGCAACGTGGTCTTCTTCGCCTGCGCCGCCGCCGCCGAGGAGGGCGGCTTCCGGGCCTGCCGGCGGTGCCGGCCCGAGACGTCGCCCGACGCGTGGGACGCCAGGGGCGACCTCGTCGGTCGGGCGCTGCGGGCGATCCGCGAGGGCGTCGTCGACGACGAGGGGGTGCGCGGCCTCGCCCGCCGGATGGCGGTGAGCGAACGCCACCTGCACCGGGTGTTCGTCGCGGAGCTCGGTGCGGGGCCGCTCGCGGTGGCGCGCACCCGCCGGGCGCAGCTCGCCCGCCTGCTGCTCGACGAGGACCTGCCGGTGACCGAGGTGGCGTTCTGCGCCGGCTACGCGAGCGTCCGCCAGTTCAACGCCTCGGTTCGCGCGGCGTTCGGGGCGACGCCGACCGAGCTGCGCCGCTCCCCCACCGGCGTGCGGCGCTACCCGGGGGGCCTCAGCCTGCGTCTGGCGGTCAGCGGACCGCTCGACGCCGGCGCGCTGCTCGCGTTCCTCGCCGCGCGGGCGCTGCCGGGGGTGGAGGAGGTGCGCGCGGGCCGCTACCGCCGCACCGTCCCGGGGGGGACCGTCGAGGTGGCGATCGGCTCGGGAGAGCCACGACTCACCGTGCGGCTCGCACCGGGCGCGGACCTCGCGGGCATCGTCCGGGGCGCGCGCGAGCTCTGCGACCTCGACGCGGACCCGGGTGTCATCCGCGCCGTCCTCGGCGGCGACCCCGTCCTCGCGCCGCTCGTGGCCGCGCGACCGGGGCTGCGGGTGCCCGGGGCGGTGGACGGCTTCGCGTGCGCCGTGCGCGCGGTGCTCGGCCAGCAGGTGTCGGTGGCGGCCGCGACCACCCTCGCGGGCCGGCTCGTGCGCCGTCACGGCACGCCGCTGGCCGCCGCCGACGGCGCGCTGACGCACCGCTTCCCCACGCCCGAGTCGCTCGCCCACGCGGACCTGTCCGGGCTCGGGATCACCGGCGTGCGCATCCGCGCGCTGCGGGCGCTCGCACGCGCCGTCGCCGACGGTCGCCTGCGCCTGGACGGGCGCGGGGACCGGGCAGAGGCCGTCGCCCGCCTGCGGGCGCTGCCGGGCTTCGGCCCGTGGACCGCCGGCTACGTCGCGATGCGCGCGCTGCGCGACCCCGACGCCCTGCCGGTGGGCGACCTCGGGCTGCGCCGCGCGCTCGCGGCGCGCGGCGCCGACGGCAGCGCCGCCGGCCTCGACGCGCGCGCCCGGTCCTGGCGCCCGTGGCGGGCGTACGCCGCGATGCACCTCTGGACCGCCGACACCACCCCCGCCCGCTCGGAGGCGAGCGCATGA
- a CDS encoding HAD-IIA family hydrolase — protein sequence MDGYVGVVFDLDGVIYLAERPVPGAAETVAAVRASGRPVAFVTNNAARTPEEVAAKLAGMGVPATPEEVVTSSQAAARLIEPGARCLVVGADGLRTVLARRGCVEVREPQEAEVVVVGFTRDLVWDDLRRATLALRRGARYVATNGDVAFPSPEGLVPGNGATVAALNAASGRTPEIAGKPYPALFEAVVERLPRGRLLMVGDRPDTDIAGARALGWDTALVLTGVTDREDVAGLDPRPTYVLDSVADLAV from the coding sequence GTGGACGGCTACGTCGGCGTGGTGTTCGACCTCGACGGCGTCATCTACCTCGCTGAGCGCCCCGTGCCGGGCGCCGCGGAGACCGTGGCCGCCGTCCGGGCGAGCGGCCGTCCCGTCGCCTTCGTGACGAACAACGCCGCGCGTACCCCCGAGGAGGTCGCCGCCAAGCTCGCGGGCATGGGAGTGCCGGCGACACCGGAGGAGGTCGTGACCTCCTCGCAGGCCGCCGCACGCCTCATCGAGCCCGGCGCCCGCTGCCTCGTCGTCGGCGCCGACGGGCTCCGCACGGTCCTCGCGCGCCGCGGCTGCGTCGAGGTGCGCGAGCCGCAGGAGGCCGAGGTCGTCGTCGTCGGGTTCACCCGCGACCTCGTCTGGGACGACCTGCGCCGGGCGACGCTCGCCCTGCGCCGGGGGGCGCGTTACGTCGCCACGAACGGCGACGTCGCCTTCCCGTCCCCCGAGGGACTCGTGCCGGGCAACGGGGCGACCGTGGCGGCGCTCAACGCCGCGTCGGGGCGCACGCCCGAGATCGCCGGCAAGCCCTATCCCGCGCTGTTCGAGGCCGTCGTCGAGCGCCTCCCCCGCGGCCGGCTCCTGATGGTCGGCGACCGTCCCGACACCGACATCGCCGGCGCGCGGGCGCTCGGCTGGGACACCGCGCTCGTGCTCACCGGCGTCACCGACCGCGAGGACGTCGCGGGCCTCGACCCACGCCCAACCTACGTCCTCGACAGCGTCGCCGACCTCGCCGTCTGA
- the rpsT gene encoding 30S ribosomal protein S20 has translation MANIASQIKRNRQNEVRRQRNKAMRSALKTHLKQFRTAVDDGDRTRAEERFVAASRQLDRAAGKGVVHRNYAANHKSRMAKRLQSL, from the coding sequence ATGGCCAACATCGCCAGCCAGATCAAGCGCAACCGCCAGAACGAGGTCCGCCGCCAGCGCAACAAGGCCATGCGCAGCGCGCTGAAGACCCACCTGAAGCAGTTCCGGACCGCGGTGGACGACGGCGACCGGACGCGCGCCGAGGAGCGCTTCGTCGCGGCGTCGCGTCAGCTCGACCGCGCCGCCGGCAAGGGCGTGGTGCACCGCAACTACGCGGCGAACCACAAGTCGCGCATGGCCAAGCGCCTGCAGTCGCTGTAG
- the lepA gene encoding translation elongation factor 4 has translation MTYPSARIRNFAIIAHVDHGKSTLADRMLQETRLVEGRMMRAQYLDRMDLERERGITIKAQSVRMPYTAAGGTEYLLNLIDTPGHVDFSYEVSRAMNACEGAVLLVDAAQGMEAQTIANLYLAVEAGLEVIPVLNKIDLPAARPEQVALEIVSLLGGDAEDILAVSAKTGQGVPAVLERIVERVPPPAGDPEAPTRGLVFDSVYDAYRGVVTYVRVVDGWLRPRMEVRLMATGFHNEIDELAVISPEPKPVDALGPGEVGYFTAAIKEVDSARVGDTVTEHRRPAPEPLPGYREPTPMVFSGLYPLDSADFPDLRDALERLRLNDASFTFEPETSVALGFGFRCGFLGLLHMEIVSERLDREFDIPLVTTAPNVKYEVHLTEALRKPNEPAVVLVSNPAELPAPNRIERILEPVVDAMILCPSDYVGPVMQLCEVRRGQLEKMEYLTEERVELRYRLPLAEIIFDFFDRLKSSTRGYASLDYEPAGMAEADLVKVDVLLNGEPVDAFSAIVHRAKAYEYGKGMVGRLRELIPRQLFDVPIQAAIGSKIIARETVKARRKDVVAKCYGGDVSRKRKLLEAQKEGKKRMKAVGTVEIPQEAFVAALSIRD, from the coding sequence ATGACCTATCCCTCTGCGCGCATCCGCAACTTCGCGATCATCGCCCACGTCGACCACGGCAAGTCGACGCTGGCCGACCGCATGCTGCAGGAGACCCGGCTCGTCGAGGGCCGGATGATGCGGGCGCAGTACCTCGACCGGATGGACCTCGAGCGCGAGCGGGGCATCACCATCAAGGCCCAGTCGGTCCGCATGCCCTACACCGCGGCGGGCGGCACCGAGTACCTGCTCAACCTCATCGACACGCCCGGCCACGTCGACTTCTCCTACGAGGTGAGCAGGGCGATGAACGCCTGCGAGGGCGCGGTTCTGCTCGTCGACGCCGCCCAGGGCATGGAGGCCCAGACGATCGCGAACCTCTACCTCGCCGTGGAGGCGGGTCTCGAGGTCATCCCGGTCCTGAACAAGATCGACCTGCCCGCCGCCCGCCCCGAGCAGGTGGCGCTCGAGATCGTCTCGTTGCTCGGCGGCGACGCGGAGGACATCCTCGCGGTGTCTGCCAAGACCGGGCAGGGCGTCCCGGCGGTGCTCGAGCGCATCGTCGAGCGGGTGCCGCCGCCCGCCGGCGACCCGGAGGCGCCGACGCGGGGTCTCGTGTTCGACTCCGTCTACGACGCCTACCGCGGGGTGGTCACGTACGTGCGGGTCGTCGACGGCTGGCTGCGGCCGCGCATGGAGGTGCGCCTCATGGCCACCGGGTTCCACAACGAGATCGACGAGCTCGCGGTCATCTCACCGGAGCCCAAGCCGGTCGACGCCCTCGGGCCCGGCGAGGTCGGCTACTTCACCGCCGCGATCAAGGAGGTCGACTCGGCGCGGGTCGGTGACACCGTCACCGAGCACCGCAGGCCGGCGCCCGAGCCGCTGCCCGGCTACCGCGAGCCGACCCCGATGGTCTTCAGCGGCCTGTACCCCCTCGACTCCGCCGACTTCCCCGACCTGCGCGACGCGCTCGAGCGTCTGCGCCTGAACGACGCGAGCTTCACGTTCGAGCCGGAGACGTCGGTGGCCCTGGGCTTCGGCTTCCGCTGCGGCTTCCTCGGCCTGCTCCACATGGAGATCGTCTCCGAGCGCCTCGACCGCGAGTTCGACATCCCCCTCGTGACGACCGCCCCGAACGTGAAGTACGAGGTGCACCTCACCGAGGCGCTGCGCAAGCCGAACGAGCCCGCCGTGGTGCTCGTCTCCAACCCTGCCGAGCTGCCTGCACCCAACCGCATCGAGCGGATCCTCGAACCGGTCGTCGACGCGATGATCCTCTGCCCGTCCGACTACGTCGGACCGGTCATGCAGCTCTGCGAGGTGCGCCGCGGGCAGCTGGAGAAGATGGAGTACCTCACCGAGGAGCGCGTCGAGCTGCGCTACCGGCTGCCCCTCGCCGAGATCATCTTCGACTTCTTCGACCGGCTGAAGTCGTCCACGCGCGGCTACGCGTCGCTCGACTACGAGCCGGCCGGCATGGCGGAGGCCGACCTCGTCAAGGTCGACGTCCTGCTGAACGGCGAGCCCGTCGACGCCTTCAGCGCGATCGTGCACCGCGCGAAGGCCTACGAGTACGGCAAGGGCATGGTGGGACGGCTGCGCGAGCTCATCCCGCGCCAGCTGTTCGACGTGCCGATCCAGGCGGCGATCGGCTCGAAGATCATCGCCCGCGAGACGGTGAAGGCCCGCCGCAAGGACGTCGTCGCGAAGTGCTACGGCGGCGACGTGTCGCGCAAGCGCAAGCTGCTCGAGGCGCAGAAGGAAGGCAAGAAGCGGATGAAGGCCGTCGGGACGGTGGAGATCCCCCAGGAGGCCTTCGTCGCCGCCCTGTCGATCAGGGACTGA
- the hemW gene encoding radical SAM family heme chaperone HemW translates to MQASSGDPGPPTGAGLYVHVPFCRSRCPYCDFNVLAGAGRALRARYVAAVRAELARVAAAGPASVAPPGTRTGGWPVFGSVFVGGGTPTELAAGDLAGILRHARAVLPVAPDAEVTVEANPEDVDAETLAALVDAGLTRLSVGAQSFAPHVLDFLGRGHAPHRAPAAVAAARAAGVARVSVDLIYGAPCETDADWTATLDAAVGAGVDHLSAYALTVEANTPYAAAIARGAAGAPDEDVQAARMAVADERLGAAGLRRYEISNWARPGAQSRHNLLYWRGGDWLGVGAGAHGHWAGRRWWNLRPTARYADTVLAGWAATAGQELLDGAARRTERLMMGLRLVAGVPRAAVEPLDEAAADRLVAAGLLADDGGRLALTPAGRPLAGAVVLRLLP, encoded by the coding sequence GTGCAGGCGTCCTCCGGCGACCCGGGCCCGCCGACCGGCGCGGGGCTCTACGTCCACGTCCCCTTCTGCCGGTCACGCTGCCCCTACTGCGACTTCAACGTCCTGGCGGGCGCGGGTCGGGCGCTGCGGGCCCGCTACGTCGCAGCCGTGAGGGCCGAGCTCGCCCGGGTCGCGGCCGCCGGGCCGGCGTCGGTTGCCCCACCCGGCACGCGAACCGGCGGGTGGCCGGTGTTCGGCAGCGTGTTCGTGGGGGGCGGCACGCCCACCGAGCTCGCAGCCGGCGACCTCGCCGGGATCCTGCGGCACGCCCGTGCGGTGCTGCCGGTGGCCCCCGACGCGGAGGTCACCGTGGAGGCCAACCCCGAGGACGTCGACGCGGAGACCCTCGCCGCCCTCGTCGACGCGGGCCTCACCCGCCTTTCCGTCGGCGCGCAGTCGTTCGCTCCGCACGTCCTTGACTTCCTCGGCCGTGGGCACGCCCCCCACCGGGCGCCGGCGGCGGTCGCGGCGGCACGGGCGGCCGGCGTCGCCCGGGTCTCGGTCGACCTCATCTACGGCGCGCCGTGCGAGACGGACGCGGACTGGACGGCCACCCTCGACGCGGCCGTCGGCGCCGGCGTCGACCACCTGTCGGCGTACGCGCTCACCGTCGAGGCCAACACGCCCTACGCCGCGGCGATCGCCCGCGGCGCCGCCGGAGCCCCCGACGAGGACGTCCAGGCCGCGCGGATGGCCGTCGCCGACGAGCGTCTCGGCGCCGCCGGGCTGCGCCGCTACGAGATCTCGAACTGGGCCCGCCCCGGTGCGCAGAGCCGTCACAACCTCCTCTACTGGCGCGGCGGCGACTGGCTCGGCGTCGGCGCCGGCGCGCACGGCCACTGGGCCGGGCGCCGCTGGTGGAACCTGCGCCCGACCGCCCGCTACGCCGACACCGTGCTTGCGGGGTGGGCGGCCACCGCGGGACAGGAGCTGCTCGACGGCGCGGCGCGGCGCACCGAGCGCCTCATGATGGGGCTGCGGCTCGTCGCGGGGGTGCCGCGCGCGGCTGTGGAACCGCTCGACGAGGCCGCGGCGGACCGGCTGGTCGCCGCGGGTCTCCTCGCCGACGACGGCGGCCGGCTCGCGCTCACCCCGGCCGGCCGGCCGCTGGCCGGCGCCGTGGTCCTGCGGCTCCTGCCGTAG
- the hrcA gene encoding heat-inducible transcriptional repressor HrcA → MESLDERKGEILKAIVRAYVRDGEPVGSKRLLRETGLGVSAATVRADMAALEDAGFIAQPHTSAGRIPTDKGYRYFVDTLSGTATLSPEQRAALEGLLRGSSDLEELLRRTSGILSRLTRFAALVVAPRLDRSRVRHVELVWLGATSVLAVVIADTGRVEKRMLDLEVPVIEHDVGRARYAVNDALAGLPLTQAPEVLAGLAAGAPQEVRTVIEAVAKAVRGGLDAPQYEQLFVGGTANIAVSGYFNRIEQVQQVYETLEEQVIVLQMLRDALDTGDPAVRIGAELPLVELAACSIVAASYDAVGGAEGSLGVLGPSRMDYPRTLAAVQAVASSLEKALADLVGGRASPPTRPGLN, encoded by the coding sequence GTGGAGTCGCTCGACGAGCGCAAGGGGGAGATCCTCAAGGCGATCGTGCGGGCCTACGTCCGCGACGGCGAGCCCGTCGGCTCGAAGCGGCTGCTGCGCGAGACGGGCCTCGGCGTGTCGGCGGCCACCGTGCGGGCCGACATGGCCGCGCTCGAGGACGCCGGGTTCATCGCACAGCCCCACACCTCGGCGGGGCGCATCCCCACCGACAAGGGCTACCGCTACTTCGTCGACACCCTGTCGGGCACCGCGACGCTGAGCCCCGAGCAGCGGGCCGCCCTCGAAGGGTTGCTGCGCGGCTCGTCCGATCTCGAGGAGCTGCTCCGCCGCACGTCGGGGATTCTCTCGCGGCTCACGCGGTTCGCGGCGCTCGTCGTCGCCCCGCGCCTCGACCGCAGCCGCGTGCGCCACGTCGAGCTCGTCTGGCTCGGCGCGACGAGCGTGCTCGCCGTCGTCATCGCCGATACCGGCCGTGTCGAGAAGCGCATGCTCGACCTGGAGGTGCCGGTCATCGAGCACGACGTCGGGCGTGCGCGCTACGCGGTCAACGACGCCCTCGCCGGCCTGCCCCTCACCCAGGCCCCCGAGGTCCTGGCGGGACTTGCCGCCGGCGCGCCGCAGGAGGTGCGCACCGTGATCGAGGCGGTCGCGAAGGCGGTGCGTGGCGGCCTCGACGCGCCGCAGTACGAGCAGCTGTTCGTGGGGGGGACGGCGAACATCGCCGTCTCCGGCTACTTCAACCGCATCGAGCAGGTGCAGCAGGTGTACGAGACGCTCGAGGAGCAGGTGATCGTCCTGCAGATGCTCCGCGACGCCCTCGACACCGGCGACCCGGCGGTGCGCATCGGCGCCGAGCTCCCGCTCGTCGAGCTCGCCGCCTGCTCCATCGTCGCGGCGAGCTACGACGCCGTCGGCGGGGCCGAGGGCAGCCTCGGCGTGCTCGGCCCGAGCCGCATGGACTATCCCCGGACCCTGGCGGCCGTGCAGGCGGTAGCCTCGTCGCTCGAGAAGGCGCTCGCCGACCTCGTCGGCGGCCGCGCCTCCCCCCCGACGCGCCCCGGCCTGAACTAG
- a CDS encoding J domain-containing protein gives MQDLYEILGVSRDASEDDIKRAYRRRARESHPDAGGDENEFKQVTTAYEVLKNPQARANYDQFGDPRGPGGGGGDPSGGFGDLGDLIDAFFGGMGGVGGFSGRSRGRSARSGPQSGRDAVVDLVLTLEEAAAGVRRDVDITVARPCDACEATGAKGDSKPVTCSTCNGQGAVQQVARSVFGQMLTTTPCPACRGEGVRIADPCPACRGEGRLQVTETVTVDVPPGVDEGTRLRVTGRGEAGRRGGALGDLYVRLHVAAHDVFRREGNDLHCELTVPMTQAALGAELKLPTLHGEEAVTLPAGVQTGDVVTLRRQGMPKLNGGGARGNLYVHCRVLTPTDLDERQEALLRELAALRGEDVPAEQRRLFSRLKDAFRM, from the coding sequence GTGCAAGACCTCTACGAGATCCTCGGCGTCAGCCGCGACGCGAGCGAGGACGACATCAAGCGCGCCTACCGCCGGCGCGCCCGTGAGTCGCACCCCGACGCGGGCGGCGACGAGAACGAGTTCAAGCAGGTCACCACCGCCTACGAGGTCCTGAAGAACCCGCAGGCGCGCGCGAACTACGACCAGTTCGGCGACCCCCGGGGGCCGGGCGGCGGCGGCGGCGACCCGTCCGGCGGCTTCGGCGACCTCGGCGACCTCATCGACGCGTTCTTCGGCGGCATGGGCGGTGTGGGAGGGTTCTCCGGGCGCAGCCGCGGCCGGAGCGCGCGCAGCGGCCCCCAGTCCGGCCGTGACGCGGTCGTCGACCTCGTGCTCACCCTCGAGGAGGCCGCGGCGGGGGTCCGCCGCGACGTCGACATCACCGTCGCCCGGCCCTGCGACGCCTGCGAGGCCACCGGGGCGAAGGGCGACAGCAAACCGGTGACCTGTTCGACCTGCAACGGGCAGGGGGCGGTGCAGCAGGTCGCGCGCAGCGTTTTCGGCCAGATGCTCACGACCACGCCGTGCCCCGCCTGCCGGGGCGAGGGCGTCCGGATAGCGGACCCCTGCCCCGCCTGCCGCGGCGAGGGCCGCCTGCAGGTCACCGAGACCGTCACCGTCGACGTGCCGCCCGGCGTCGACGAGGGCACCCGACTGCGCGTGACGGGCCGGGGCGAAGCCGGCCGCAGGGGCGGTGCGCTCGGCGACCTCTACGTGCGCCTGCACGTCGCCGCCCACGACGTCTTCCGCCGGGAGGGCAACGACCTGCACTGCGAGCTCACGGTCCCGATGACCCAGGCGGCCCTCGGTGCGGAGCTCAAGCTGCCGACCCTGCACGGCGAGGAGGCGGTGACGCTGCCCGCAGGGGTGCAGACGGGTGACGTCGTCACCCTGCGGCGCCAGGGCATGCCGAAGCTCAACGGGGGCGGGGCACGCGGCAACCTCTACGTGCACTGCCGGGTGCTCACTCCGACCGACCTCGATGAGAGGCAGGAGGCGCTGCTGCGCGAGCTCGCGGCGCTGCGCGGCGAGGACGTCCCCGCAGAGCAGCGGCGCCTGTTCAGCCGACTGAAGGACGCCTTCCGGATGTGA
- a CDS encoding RsmE family RNA methyltransferase codes for MSAPVPRTRGPHFFCDPVEGGSATLRGGDAHHLARVLRAAPGDPVSLADGTGGLYQARVTAAGPDLVHCAVTERFVVAPPRPALTVVHALPKGRKLDEVVTRLSEVGVDRLLPVHSERSQVVLRGDRAARAVTRWRAVALAAAKQARRVRPLEVGPVGEWTGAFAGARGIVLWEEADAALPAVLAGVGGADELVLAVGPEGGLTADEVAATGLPAARLGPTILRTETAALVAAGVVLAAVGRFG; via the coding sequence GTGAGCGCGCCGGTGCCGCGCACGCGCGGCCCCCACTTCTTCTGCGACCCGGTCGAGGGTGGGTCGGCGACGCTGCGCGGCGGCGACGCGCATCATCTCGCCCGGGTGCTGCGGGCGGCACCGGGCGACCCCGTGAGCCTCGCCGACGGGACGGGAGGGCTCTACCAGGCGCGCGTCACGGCCGCCGGGCCCGACCTCGTGCACTGCGCCGTCACCGAACGGTTCGTCGTTGCGCCGCCCCGGCCGGCGCTGACGGTCGTGCACGCCCTGCCGAAGGGACGCAAGCTCGACGAGGTGGTGACGCGCCTGAGCGAGGTCGGCGTCGACCGGCTCCTGCCGGTCCACTCCGAGCGGAGCCAGGTGGTGCTCCGCGGCGACCGGGCGGCGCGGGCGGTGACGCGATGGCGGGCGGTCGCGCTCGCCGCCGCCAAGCAGGCCCGCCGTGTCCGCCCGCTCGAGGTGGGCCCGGTGGGGGAGTGGACCGGCGCCTTCGCCGGCGCCCGTGGGATCGTGCTGTGGGAGGAGGCGGACGCCGCGCTGCCGGCGGTGCTCGCCGGTGTCGGCGGCGCGGACGAGCTCGTCCTCGCCGTCGGGCCGGAGGGCGGGCTGACCGCCGACGAGGTCGCCGCGACCGGACTGCCCGCGGCCCGCCTGGGCCCCACGATCCTGCGCACGGAGACGGCTGCGCTCGTGGCCGCCGGGGTCGTCCTCGCCGCCGTCGGCCGATTCGGCTGA
- a CDS encoding prolyl oligopeptidase family serine peptidase → MDYPHTPTVDQVDDYHGTKVADPYRWLEDPDTPEARAWIAEQNRLTQAWLEEVAARPRIRARLAELWDHPRAGAPWRRGAAWFQMRNTGLQNQDVLWVLDAADGHGRVLLDPNELSPDGTVALAALAVSDDGGLLAYATSAAGSDWMTWRVRDVATGADHPDELHWSKFAGAAWAPDASGFFYARFDPPAEGRDLAAANRGHQLRFHRLGDPQDDDALVYARPDRPDWMFSPMVTEDGRWLVVHISEGTDPRGRVWVRELGVDAALRPLLDDFDAAYDVIGVDGDDVYVLTDRDAPRGRIVALDVRDPARWREVVAESEDTLEHARLVGRRLVVVRLHHARNRLRLHDLDGTPGADVALPDIATVSSLTGRAGDDGCHVGVVTYTQPQAIYRIDVASEAVTLVRPPALDVDAGDYVAEQVFVDRPGGVAVPMFLVRRADVTGDAPVRLYGYGGFSISLTPGFTVANLVWLERGGVLAVANLRGGGEYGRQWHDAGRLANKQTVFDDAIACAEWLVATGWTRTDRLAIQGGSNGGLLAAACLVKRPDLFGACVPEVGVLDMLRFHRFTIGWAWTSDYGSPDDPEQFAWLHAYSPLHNLVPGTRYPATLVVTGDHDDRVVPAHSFKFTAALQAAQADDGPPVLIRVETDAGHGAGKPTAKLIDERADVLAFLVRALDMEGAAPR, encoded by the coding sequence ATGGACTACCCGCACACCCCCACCGTCGACCAGGTCGACGACTACCACGGCACGAAGGTCGCCGACCCCTACCGCTGGCTCGAGGACCCCGACACGCCCGAGGCCCGCGCGTGGATCGCCGAGCAGAACCGCCTCACGCAGGCGTGGCTCGAGGAGGTCGCGGCCCGCCCCCGGATTCGCGCCCGCCTCGCCGAGCTGTGGGACCACCCCCGCGCCGGTGCACCCTGGCGGCGCGGCGCCGCGTGGTTCCAGATGCGCAACACCGGACTGCAGAACCAGGACGTCCTGTGGGTCCTGGACGCCGCGGACGGGCACGGCCGGGTGCTGCTCGATCCGAACGAGCTGTCCCCCGACGGGACGGTCGCGCTCGCGGCCCTCGCGGTCAGCGACGACGGCGGGCTGCTCGCCTACGCGACGAGCGCGGCCGGCTCCGACTGGATGACCTGGCGGGTCCGCGACGTCGCGACCGGCGCCGACCATCCCGACGAGCTGCACTGGAGCAAGTTCGCCGGGGCGGCGTGGGCGCCGGACGCCTCAGGGTTCTTCTACGCCCGGTTCGACCCGCCCGCCGAGGGGCGCGACCTCGCCGCGGCCAACCGCGGCCACCAGCTGCGCTTCCACCGCCTCGGCGACCCCCAGGACGACGACGCGCTCGTCTACGCGCGCCCCGATCGGCCGGACTGGATGTTCTCGCCGATGGTCACCGAGGACGGCCGCTGGCTCGTCGTGCACATCTCCGAGGGCACCGACCCCCGGGGACGTGTGTGGGTGCGTGAGCTCGGCGTCGACGCGGCGCTGCGGCCGCTGCTCGACGACTTCGACGCCGCCTACGACGTCATCGGCGTGGACGGTGACGACGTGTACGTCCTGACCGACCGCGACGCGCCGCGCGGACGCATCGTCGCCCTGGACGTGCGTGACCCGGCGCGCTGGCGCGAGGTGGTCGCCGAGAGCGAGGACACGCTCGAGCACGCCCGCCTCGTCGGGAGACGGCTCGTCGTCGTGCGCCTCCACCACGCCCGCAACCGGCTGCGCCTGCACGACCTCGACGGCACGCCGGGCGCGGACGTGGCGCTGCCCGACATCGCCACCGTGTCGAGCCTCACCGGGCGGGCCGGCGACGACGGGTGCCACGTCGGGGTCGTCACCTACACGCAGCCCCAGGCGATCTACCGCATCGACGTCGCGTCGGAGGCGGTGACGCTCGTGCGGCCCCCGGCGCTGGACGTCGACGCCGGCGACTACGTCGCCGAGCAGGTCTTCGTCGACCGTCCCGGGGGCGTCGCGGTGCCGATGTTCCTCGTGCGCCGTGCCGACGTCACCGGCGACGCGCCGGTCCGCCTGTACGGCTACGGCGGGTTCAGCATCTCGCTGACCCCCGGGTTCACCGTGGCGAACCTCGTGTGGCTCGAGCGCGGCGGCGTGCTCGCCGTGGCGAACCTCCGCGGCGGCGGCGAGTACGGCAGGCAGTGGCACGACGCGGGGCGCCTGGCGAACAAGCAGACGGTCTTCGACGACGCGATCGCGTGCGCGGAGTGGCTCGTCGCCACCGGCTGGACCCGCACCGATCGGCTGGCCATCCAGGGCGGCTCGAACGGCGGGCTGCTCGCGGCCGCCTGCCTCGTCAAGCGTCCCGACCTGTTCGGGGCGTGCGTCCCGGAGGTCGGCGTCCTCGACATGCTGCGCTTCCACCGCTTCACCATCGGGTGGGCGTGGACGAGCGACTACGGCAGCCCCGACGACCCCGAGCAGTTCGCCTGGCTCCACGCCTACTCGCCGCTGCACAACCTCGTCCCCGGCACGCGCTACCCGGCGACCCTCGTCGTCACCGGCGACCACGACGACCGCGTCGTGCCGGCCCACTCGTTCAAGTTCACCGCCGCGCTGCAGGCCGCGCAGGCCGACGACGGCCCGCCGGTGCTCATCCGCGTGGAGACCGACGCGGGCCACGGTGCCGGCAAGCCCACCGCGAAGCTCATCGACGAGCGTGCCGACGTGCTCGCCTTCCTCGTCCGCGCCCTCGACATGGAGGGCGCAGCGCCGCGCTAG